From a region of the uncultured Draconibacterium sp. genome:
- a CDS encoding Gfo/Idh/MocA family oxidoreductase gives MKTNRRDFFKVTGAVGAGIAAGGLTSCSQPQAEQSAMQFIKDAAVNNNPQQFNMCGYAAPKLDKVRVGFVGIGDRGSGAVQRMTFIDGVEIVALCDIRQAAVDGAQKILSDAGLPKAKEFVGDEHEFKKLCDSGLCDLVYTATPWEWHVPVGLAAMEGGAHAALEVSAAKTMDECWQMVETSERTKKHCVILENCCYDFFELLTLNMVRQGVFGDLIHGEGAYIHNLDYWHFNKPQDEKMTDGAYTKMWRLHENQRQANVYPTHGLGPICQAMNINRGDKMDYLTAMISDDFSLKNRIEEKAKEDPFFEKFVGMDMRGNMDMQMIRTNKGRTILIQHDISSPRPYSRIHMLSGTKCFAQKWPLQHIAFGHEVVDETGMEELREKYEPEIVKRVGEMAKQVGGHGGMDFIMDWRLIDCLRNGLPVDMDVYDAAAWSSITPLSEWSIANGSAPIEVPDFTRGAWKTNKPVELNLAGGGTTKVRNLTNANAEGQLDI, from the coding sequence ATGAAAACAAACCGCAGAGATTTTTTTAAAGTAACCGGTGCAGTTGGAGCAGGAATTGCAGCCGGAGGACTAACATCATGCAGTCAGCCACAAGCAGAGCAATCCGCTATGCAATTCATAAAAGATGCAGCCGTAAACAATAATCCGCAACAGTTTAATATGTGTGGTTATGCCGCACCGAAACTCGATAAAGTTCGGGTTGGTTTTGTAGGTATTGGCGACCGCGGATCGGGTGCAGTGCAACGAATGACTTTTATTGATGGCGTTGAAATTGTAGCCTTGTGCGATATCCGCCAGGCAGCAGTTGACGGTGCTCAGAAAATTCTTAGCGATGCCGGCCTACCAAAAGCAAAAGAATTTGTTGGCGACGAACACGAATTTAAAAAACTTTGTGACAGTGGTCTTTGCGATCTGGTATACACCGCCACACCTTGGGAATGGCACGTGCCTGTTGGATTGGCAGCCATGGAAGGTGGTGCACATGCGGCACTTGAGGTTTCGGCAGCCAAAACCATGGACGAATGCTGGCAAATGGTAGAAACTTCAGAACGGACAAAAAAACATTGTGTAATTCTTGAGAACTGTTGTTACGACTTTTTTGAATTACTCACACTAAACATGGTTCGTCAGGGGGTTTTTGGCGATTTAATTCATGGCGAAGGAGCTTATATCCACAACCTTGATTACTGGCATTTTAATAAGCCACAAGATGAAAAAATGACTGATGGCGCCTACACCAAAATGTGGCGTTTGCACGAAAATCAGCGTCAGGCGAATGTTTATCCAACACACGGACTGGGACCGATTTGCCAGGCAATGAATATCAATCGTGGAGATAAAATGGATTATCTGACTGCAATGATCTCTGACGACTTTTCGCTGAAAAACCGCATTGAAGAAAAAGCCAAAGAAGATCCGTTCTTTGAAAAGTTTGTGGGCATGGATATGCGCGGCAACATGGATATGCAAATGATACGCACCAACAAAGGCCGCACAATTCTTATTCAACACGATATTTCTTCACCGCGCCCCTACTCACGTATTCATATGCTAAGTGGTACAAAATGTTTTGCACAAAAATGGCCACTTCAACACATTGCTTTTGGGCACGAAGTAGTTGACGAAACAGGAATGGAAGAACTGCGTGAAAAATATGAACCGGAAATTGTAAAACGGGTTGGAGAAATGGCCAAACAAGTTGGTGGTCATGGTGGTATGGATTTTATTATGGACTGGCGCCTGATTGATTGTTTGCGCAACGGACTTCCGGTTGATATGGATGTTTATGATGCAGCAGCATGGAGCTCAATAACTCCGTTAAGTGAATGGTCCATCGCCAACGGATCGGCACCTATTGAAGTGCCTGATTTTACACGCGGTGCCTGGAAAACCAATAAACCTGTAGAACTTAATTTGGCTGGAGGCGGAACTACCAAAGTCAGAAACCTGACGAATGCCAACGCTGAAGGACAACTTGATATTTAA
- a CDS encoding BamA/TamA family outer membrane protein, whose product MKRFLFLCAFLTVYLLSGAQESVTKQGWNFGALPAVTFDTDLGFQYGGLINLYNYGDGSRYPKYDHSIYLEVSRFTKGSGINRFNYDSDKLIPGLQTSVDISYLSDRAYDFYGFNGYDAIVNKDWYDDETADYKTRMFYKYDRKLFRFKVDLRGNLAGEKFDWVGGFNLLNFKLDYVDIDKLNKNKDEADLLPPHSEEPGLYEKYREWGIISDEDANGGFVPTVKAGIVYDTRDNKPNPMNGMWTEAVILGSPEFLGGEHSFTKLSLIHRQYFTLIPDDLSFAYRLAYQTTLTGDVPFYYQTQLITSIMKSSTSEGLGGANSLRGILRNRVVGDALFLGNVEARWKFTRFQFMNNNFYLGLNAFADFGRVTDKIDVTRDPFFTTLENVPGTDRSQDYFDIDAEAMHYSFGLGFRAAMNENFIIRCDYGMAVDERDGDSGIYIGLNYLF is encoded by the coding sequence ATGAAACGTTTTCTATTTTTATGCGCATTCTTAACCGTTTATTTATTGTCGGGAGCGCAGGAAAGTGTAACCAAACAAGGTTGGAATTTTGGGGCATTACCGGCCGTAACTTTCGATACCGACCTTGGTTTTCAGTATGGTGGTTTGATTAATTTGTATAATTATGGAGATGGAAGCCGTTATCCAAAGTACGATCATAGTATTTATCTTGAAGTATCGCGATTTACGAAAGGTAGTGGGATTAACCGTTTTAATTACGATTCGGATAAATTGATTCCCGGATTACAAACATCAGTTGATATTAGTTACCTAAGCGACCGTGCCTATGATTTTTACGGATTCAACGGTTACGATGCGATTGTAAACAAAGACTGGTACGACGATGAAACAGCCGATTACAAAACCCGGATGTTTTATAAATACGACCGCAAACTATTTCGTTTTAAAGTTGATTTACGAGGTAATCTTGCCGGCGAAAAGTTTGACTGGGTTGGTGGTTTTAACCTCCTGAATTTTAAACTCGACTATGTAGATATCGATAAACTCAATAAAAATAAAGACGAGGCTGATTTGTTGCCTCCACACAGCGAAGAGCCGGGATTGTATGAGAAATACCGGGAATGGGGAATTATTTCGGACGAGGATGCCAACGGTGGTTTTGTGCCTACGGTAAAAGCCGGAATTGTTTACGATACTCGTGATAATAAACCCAACCCGATGAATGGAATGTGGACCGAAGCAGTTATACTGGGTTCGCCCGAGTTTTTAGGTGGCGAGCATAGTTTTACTAAACTAAGCCTTATTCATCGCCAGTATTTTACCCTAATTCCCGACGATCTTTCTTTTGCCTACCGGCTGGCATATCAAACAACGCTTACCGGGGATGTTCCTTTTTACTATCAAACACAATTAATTACATCCATAATGAAAAGTTCTACGTCTGAAGGATTGGGAGGAGCCAATTCACTGCGGGGAATATTACGTAACCGCGTTGTTGGGGATGCACTATTTTTAGGTAATGTTGAAGCACGTTGGAAATTTACCCGTTTTCAGTTTATGAACAACAACTTTTATCTGGGATTAAATGCTTTTGCCGATTTTGGCCGGGTAACTGATAAGATTGATGTTACCAGAGATCCCTTTTTTACAACCCTTGAAAATGTTCCCGGAACTGATAGAAGCCAGGATTATTTCGATATCGATGCAGAAGCGATGCACTATTCATTCGGTTTAGGTTTCCGCGCTGCTATGAACGAAAACTTTATCATTCGGTGCGATTACGGTATGGCCGTAGATGAACGCGATGGTGATTCCGGTATTTATATCGGATTGAATTACTTATTTTAA
- a CDS encoding MBOAT family O-acyltransferase: MDLLQQIEIKELLRNIFLYDKTAPLIFTRFFFWAFFAFVLAGYSLVYKNKNRSVRAGYLFLVSLFFYYKSSGFFFFILLFSTLTDFFIGKGIYKSKNDLIRKLLIAASVVVNLTLLAYFKYAYFFVDSINLMLGTDLQVVNHLALWANEATGTHFEVNQILLPVGISFFTFQTISYSVDVYRGETKPVNNLIDFGFYVSFFPQLVAGPIVRASGFVKQIYEDYRLSKQEFGWAIFIILKGLIKKIFIGDYIAVNFVDRVFSDPVTHSGFENLMALFGYSLQVYVDFSGYTDIAIGVALLMGYRLPQNFNSPYKAKSVAEFWKRWHMSLSSWLKDYLYIPIGGNREGSVFSYISLGIILAIVVLLAGKLILVPIFAILVLLFALLAHFFPNVKKHINTNINLMLTMLLGGLWHGASWQFIIWGGLNGVGLVIYKFWRRISPWEKRSNWMVNIWKIAITFTFITFTRVFFRSESMDVVRGMLHQIATDFKLSMIPEVVVAYKWVFLMMLFGFVTHWLSYDLKDRAKNWFIESPMWVKAAISAIVVIIVYQSVSADMQPFIYFQF; encoded by the coding sequence TTGGATTTACTACAACAAATAGAAATAAAAGAACTGCTACGGAATATTTTTCTGTACGATAAAACGGCGCCGCTAATATTTACACGCTTTTTCTTTTGGGCGTTTTTTGCTTTTGTGTTGGCCGGTTATTCATTGGTTTACAAAAATAAAAACCGCAGTGTTCGTGCCGGATATTTGTTTCTGGTAAGTTTGTTTTTCTACTACAAATCCAGCGGATTCTTTTTCTTTATTTTGCTATTCAGTACGCTCACCGACTTTTTTATTGGCAAAGGAATATACAAATCGAAGAATGATTTGATTCGTAAACTGCTGATTGCGGCGAGTGTAGTCGTTAACCTCACTTTGCTGGCCTATTTTAAATATGCTTACTTTTTTGTCGACAGTATAAACTTAATGCTGGGCACCGATTTGCAGGTGGTTAATCATCTGGCACTGTGGGCCAACGAAGCAACCGGGACTCATTTCGAAGTGAACCAGATTTTGCTGCCGGTGGGTATCTCGTTCTTTACCTTTCAAACCATTAGTTATTCGGTTGATGTGTACCGCGGCGAAACCAAACCCGTAAATAACTTAATCGATTTTGGTTTTTATGTATCGTTTTTCCCGCAGCTGGTTGCCGGACCGATTGTTCGTGCATCGGGTTTTGTAAAGCAAATATACGAAGATTACCGCCTTTCAAAACAAGAATTTGGCTGGGCTATTTTTATTATTCTGAAGGGATTGATTAAGAAAATATTTATTGGCGATTACATTGCCGTAAACTTTGTCGATCGTGTTTTTTCCGACCCTGTTACCCATTCGGGATTTGAAAACCTGATGGCTTTATTTGGCTACTCATTGCAGGTTTATGTCGATTTTTCAGGATATACCGACATTGCAATCGGAGTGGCGCTGTTAATGGGCTACCGCTTGCCGCAAAACTTTAATTCGCCCTATAAGGCAAAAAGTGTTGCCGAATTCTGGAAACGCTGGCACATGTCGCTTTCGTCGTGGCTGAAAGATTATTTGTATATCCCCATTGGTGGAAACCGCGAAGGTTCGGTGTTTAGTTATATCAGCCTGGGTATTATTCTGGCAATCGTTGTCCTTTTGGCCGGAAAGCTGATTTTGGTACCGATATTTGCTATCCTGGTACTGCTATTTGCTTTACTGGCGCATTTCTTTCCTAATGTAAAAAAGCATATTAATACCAATATTAACCTGATGCTTACCATGTTGCTCGGAGGACTGTGGCACGGCGCATCGTGGCAGTTTATTATTTGGGGAGGACTAAACGGTGTAGGATTGGTGATTTATAAATTCTGGCGAAGAATAAGCCCGTGGGAAAAACGCAGTAACTGGATGGTAAATATCTGGAAGATTGCCATAACATTTACTTTCATCACCTTTACACGTGTATTTTTCCGCTCCGAATCGATGGATGTTGTTCGCGGAATGCTCCACCAAATTGCTACCGACTTTAAGCTTTCGATGATCCCTGAAGTAGTAGTAGCCTACAAATGGGTATTCCTAATGATGTTGTTTGGTTTTGTAACGCACTGGCTGAGTTATGATTTGAAAGACCGGGCAAAAAACTGGTTTATCGAATCGCCCATGTGGGTAAAGGCTGCTATATCGGCTATTGTGGTAATTATCGTTTATCAATCCGTCTCGGCTGATATGCAACCGTTTATTTATTTCCAGTTCTAG
- a CDS encoding SusD/RagB family nutrient-binding outer membrane lipoprotein, protein MKNILKIFVVLGAVFLLSNCTDDFNEINTKPDSFTVDEVSAKYFLTTPQYKLYAPDRFPYWRAHLIHADRYSGQVCFGHSSSWWSDELGYAYSSGYTDAAWDWLSSYIGDLDNFMRLTATGGEFENEKMYAIGQIIKGLYFQMFTDVFGMVPYSEATNPDIVLPKFDEQSVIYEGIIAELDEAIATIGDATSTGVAVDDVADNDIYCGGDLQQWKRLANTLKLRIGMRAYGAAGAGFAESAISSALNSDLLDGENDNILMEKDEEISQWGSACYGDVWYNFGAGSDWTMSKTMIDLLRDNNDPRLAVYAQPAVGGTQTLEKPTEGSEVENFQKRVDFIFAVLDEAGVEYTTNVLEDGSIEVTMPENMYYVGQPTRLNGKMNSFARYNFFSKPAEVVINKKNNGEIRAELIMSSAESYFLQAEAAVMGMGAGSAQDLYQEGIRQAMKLWGVSDADIDTYLANEDMAMLTGTDEEKLEKIASQRWIAAFTDGFEAWAIVRDMGYPVELAAGVEDGDIFGLGDINGNYPERMRYGNGVINTNGENYNAAVAIQGADVQDTKLWWAKQ, encoded by the coding sequence ATGAAAAATATATTAAAAATATTCGTAGTGTTAGGAGCGGTATTTTTGCTGAGCAATTGTACCGATGATTTCAACGAAATCAATACAAAACCGGATTCATTTACGGTTGATGAGGTGAGTGCGAAATACTTTTTAACGACTCCTCAGTATAAATTATATGCACCCGATCGTTTTCCGTATTGGCGTGCACATTTAATTCATGCCGACCGTTATTCAGGTCAGGTATGTTTCGGACACAGCAGCAGCTGGTGGTCGGATGAGCTAGGATATGCATATAGTAGTGGTTATACCGATGCTGCATGGGATTGGTTATCGTCTTACATTGGTGATTTGGATAACTTTATGCGCCTTACCGCAACCGGTGGCGAATTCGAAAATGAAAAGATGTATGCTATCGGTCAGATCATTAAAGGTCTGTATTTTCAAATGTTTACCGATGTTTTCGGAATGGTACCATACAGCGAGGCAACAAATCCTGATATTGTACTTCCTAAATTTGATGAGCAAAGTGTGATTTACGAAGGAATTATTGCCGAACTGGATGAAGCTATTGCTACAATTGGTGATGCAACTTCAACCGGTGTTGCGGTTGATGATGTAGCCGACAACGATATTTACTGTGGTGGAGATCTCCAGCAGTGGAAACGTTTGGCTAATACCTTAAAGCTTCGTATTGGTATGCGTGCTTATGGTGCAGCAGGTGCCGGTTTCGCAGAAAGTGCTATTTCTTCAGCATTGAACTCCGACCTGCTTGATGGCGAGAACGACAATATTTTAATGGAGAAGGACGAAGAAATTTCGCAGTGGGGTAGTGCTTGCTACGGTGATGTTTGGTATAACTTTGGTGCCGGTTCAGACTGGACAATGAGTAAGACCATGATCGACCTGTTGCGTGATAACAATGATCCTCGTTTAGCTGTTTATGCGCAGCCTGCAGTTGGTGGTACACAAACGCTTGAGAAACCAACTGAAGGATCTGAAGTGGAGAACTTTCAAAAGCGCGTTGATTTTATTTTTGCTGTTCTTGACGAAGCTGGCGTTGAATACACAACAAATGTTCTTGAAGATGGAAGCATTGAGGTAACCATGCCTGAAAATATGTATTATGTTGGTCAGCCAACCCGCTTAAATGGAAAAATGAATTCTTTCGCTCGTTACAACTTCTTCTCTAAACCGGCAGAGGTGGTAATCAACAAAAAGAATAACGGCGAAATTCGTGCAGAGCTGATCATGTCATCAGCAGAATCATATTTCTTGCAAGCTGAGGCTGCGGTAATGGGAATGGGTGCAGGAAGTGCTCAGGACTTATACCAGGAAGGTATTCGTCAGGCCATGAAATTATGGGGTGTCAGCGACGCCGATATCGATACTTACTTAGCTAACGAAGATATGGCGATGTTAACTGGTACCGACGAGGAAAAGCTGGAGAAAATTGCATCGCAACGCTGGATTGCAGCATTTACTGATGGCTTTGAAGCATGGGCAATCGTTCGTGATATGGGATATCCTGTCGAGCTTGCAGCCGGTGTGGAGGATGGAGATATATTTGGTCTTGGTGATATTAACGGAAATTACCCAGAGCGCATGCGCTATGGTAATGGAGTTATTAATACCAATGGCGAAAACTATAATGCAGCAGTTGCCATTCAGGGAGCTGATGTACAAGACACAAAATTATGGTGGGCAAAACAGTAA
- a CDS encoding ROK family transcriptional regulator: MILLENIKGKKLTGNALKNYRRKKKILSLLYQNDTLSATFLSKEIGVSLPTAISLLKDLGESKLVEVRGSGESKGGRRPTLFGLKSDSIFVISCELGRFKGKIGVYNSHNELVAPITVLETSIDDDNLVDKLYAEARHILEVNNIDYSSVFAVGTAMPGLVDSINGINYTIKKEAYRNVVERLSMKFGKMVYINNDARMEAYGEFIFGAAKDHNDAVIINWNWGLGIGLILGGKLYNGSTGFAGELSHSKYEENGDLCVCGKRGCLETVVSASVLIKRAKDAIEKGKISQLTNRFQHKIEELQPEDVIDAAKLGDELAIKLLSEIGQALGKALSNTIQLLNPDIIVIGGIVSRANQYILTPIQQAINQHCLEQISGNIEIVISNNWEQSGLLGITAKLFQKLFSDMYK; encoded by the coding sequence ATGATCCTTCTTGAAAATATAAAAGGAAAGAAACTTACCGGCAATGCCTTAAAAAATTATCGTCGGAAAAAGAAGATTCTAAGTCTTTTATATCAAAACGACACACTTTCAGCAACCTTTCTTTCCAAAGAAATAGGAGTAAGTTTACCCACGGCCATTTCTTTATTAAAAGATCTTGGAGAGAGTAAACTGGTAGAGGTGCGTGGAAGCGGCGAATCGAAAGGTGGACGACGACCAACTTTATTTGGGCTAAAGAGCGATAGCATTTTTGTTATTTCGTGCGAGTTAGGACGGTTTAAAGGAAAAATAGGTGTTTATAATTCGCATAACGAGCTGGTTGCACCAATTACCGTTTTAGAAACTTCAATTGATGATGATAACCTGGTAGATAAACTGTATGCCGAAGCCCGCCATATTCTGGAGGTGAATAACATTGATTACAGCTCTGTATTTGCAGTAGGAACAGCAATGCCCGGCTTGGTTGATTCGATTAACGGAATAAACTACACCATAAAAAAGGAGGCGTACAGAAATGTTGTTGAACGCTTAAGTATGAAATTCGGCAAGATGGTGTACATCAATAACGATGCACGAATGGAGGCTTACGGCGAATTTATTTTTGGCGCCGCAAAAGACCATAACGATGCCGTTATTATAAACTGGAACTGGGGGTTGGGCATCGGACTTATTCTTGGAGGTAAATTGTATAATGGCTCAACCGGTTTTGCGGGGGAGCTTTCGCACTCCAAGTACGAAGAAAACGGCGATTTGTGTGTGTGCGGAAAACGAGGATGTTTAGAAACAGTGGTTTCGGCAAGTGTGCTTATTAAACGCGCTAAAGATGCCATCGAAAAGGGAAAGATATCGCAACTAACCAACAGATTTCAACATAAAATAGAAGAACTGCAACCCGAAGATGTAATCGATGCAGCAAAGCTGGGCGACGAATTGGCCATAAAACTTTTAAGCGAAATTGGTCAGGCTTTGGGAAAAGCATTATCAAATACCATTCAGTTATTAAATCCTGACATAATTGTTATAGGAGGAATTGTATCGCGTGCCAACCAATACATTCTTACACCTATTCAGCAAGCAATTAATCAGCACTGTTTGGAGCAAATATCTGGCAACATTGAAATTGTTATTTCCAATAACTGGGAACAATCCGGATTATTGGGAATTACAGCAAAACTTTTTCAAAAATTATTCAGCGATATGTATAAATAA
- a CDS encoding SusC/RagA family TonB-linked outer membrane protein, translating to MRKIFLILGMCFALLGSAYAQQTVTGTVTGEDGLGIPGVSVVESGTSNGTITDIDGVYTISVADDASIVFSFVGMQTVTEEVNGRSTIDVTMAESQIGLEEVVVTALGISKEKKSLGYAVTEVGGDDISVVKDHNPANSLVGKVAGVVVTQGSGSPGSGSRVIIRGNNSITGNNQPLIVVDGVPIDATGSNSGGSVYNSTVTGGGITDINPDDIESISVLKGPNAAALYGSRAGNGVLLITTKKGTKGKGLGISVNSNITFDNPMLLPDYQNEYGQGSQGNVPGNVEDLKNSTGSWGQRLDGSSQMYYTGEERPYSAMPNNVEDFFQTGAKYINSIAISGAGESHSIRFSYTNNKTESMIPNSDLRSHNFNLRGVVDLNDKLTLDAKATYFWQELNNAANQGSEGILAYVYDMPRNVDIEDLKTYQNPEESLNSISYGALGANPYWMLYNDMRNDRRERVLGFGKLNYEIAPWLSAFARVGTDVTIMKSESVNQPGHHFYTSGRLTFSNTRVTETNADFLLMFNKDLTPDFNLSVNAGGNHSYRTYEYQSIYGEDFKIPSRATVANAVTQTPSYTPLREKEVNSLYFQASVSYRDFAYLDVTGRNDWSSTLPENNRSYFYPSVTGSLLLNDFIDPDQEIFNLLKVRSSWANVGNDTSPYQLNPYYNLANDGYLGLTQLSRPSTKPNEELLPENIASFEIGMEASMLNNRLFFDFSWYNIKTTDQIFNVPVPSSTGYSYFLENIGETSNKGVELLVGGIPVKTGDLSWETSFNFAKNNNELVELTEDLDSYVFNESNSGNIRLQATVGGGYGDLYGTTWRTNDAGQIVVDANGRPQASTDKVYLGNSQPDWTAGFTNTFTYKDVSLRFLIDARVGGKIYSQTNAALVSSGVVEETLQYREEGILVDGVVLQDDGSYTQNTTEISAQDYWSSVSGIASEYLFDQTNVRLRELVLSYKVPQSLIGNTFIQGATVGLVGRNLFFIYKDIPHVDPESSLGTGNNGQGILSYNLPTARSIGFNVNIKF from the coding sequence ATGCGAAAGATTTTTTTGATTTTAGGAATGTGCTTTGCATTACTAGGTAGTGCTTACGCGCAGCAAACGGTGACAGGAACCGTTACCGGAGAAGATGGCCTCGGGATTCCCGGAGTATCTGTAGTTGAATCGGGAACATCAAATGGTACCATTACCGATATAGACGGTGTGTATACCATTTCAGTTGCCGATGATGCATCAATCGTTTTTTCTTTTGTGGGAATGCAAACCGTTACCGAAGAGGTTAACGGCCGCTCAACAATTGATGTAACAATGGCCGAAAGCCAAATTGGTTTAGAAGAAGTTGTTGTGACAGCTTTGGGTATTTCCAAAGAAAAGAAATCGTTGGGTTATGCAGTAACCGAAGTTGGTGGCGACGACATTTCTGTTGTTAAAGACCATAACCCTGCAAACTCTTTAGTGGGAAAAGTAGCCGGTGTTGTTGTAACTCAAGGTTCAGGTAGCCCGGGTAGTGGTTCGCGTGTAATCATCAGGGGTAACAACTCGATTACAGGTAACAACCAGCCATTAATTGTTGTTGATGGTGTACCTATCGATGCAACCGGATCGAACAGTGGTGGTAGCGTTTATAATAGTACAGTAACAGGTGGTGGTATTACCGATATCAATCCTGACGACATTGAGTCTATCTCGGTTCTGAAGGGACCAAACGCGGCAGCATTATATGGTTCGCGTGCAGGTAACGGTGTACTTTTAATTACTACTAAAAAGGGTACAAAAGGTAAAGGTTTGGGAATCTCTGTAAACTCGAACATTACCTTCGACAACCCAATGTTACTTCCCGACTATCAGAACGAGTATGGTCAGGGTAGCCAGGGTAACGTACCCGGTAATGTTGAAGATTTAAAAAATTCAACAGGTTCGTGGGGACAACGACTTGACGGAAGCAGCCAGATGTATTATACCGGCGAAGAAAGACCTTATTCGGCGATGCCAAATAATGTTGAAGATTTCTTCCAGACAGGTGCTAAATACATTAATTCGATTGCAATTTCCGGTGCCGGCGAGAGTCATTCAATTCGTTTCTCTTACACCAATAACAAAACGGAGTCGATGATCCCGAATTCGGATTTAAGAAGCCACAACTTTAACCTGCGCGGAGTAGTTGATTTAAATGATAAATTAACGCTTGATGCTAAGGCAACTTACTTCTGGCAAGAACTTAACAATGCAGCAAACCAGGGATCGGAAGGTATTTTGGCTTATGTATACGATATGCCTCGTAACGTTGATATTGAAGATCTGAAAACCTATCAAAATCCTGAAGAGTCGTTGAACTCAATCTCATACGGTGCATTGGGAGCCAATCCATACTGGATGCTGTATAACGATATGAGAAATGACAGAAGAGAGCGTGTTCTCGGATTTGGTAAATTGAATTATGAGATTGCTCCATGGTTATCGGCTTTTGCAAGAGTGGGTACCGATGTAACGATCATGAAATCAGAATCTGTTAATCAGCCAGGTCACCATTTTTATACAAGTGGTCGTTTAACATTCAGCAATACACGGGTAACGGAAACAAATGCCGACTTCCTGCTGATGTTTAACAAAGATCTTACACCTGACTTCAATCTGTCGGTAAATGCCGGTGGTAACCACTCGTATCGTACATACGAATATCAAAGCATTTATGGTGAAGATTTCAAAATTCCAAGTCGTGCAACAGTTGCTAATGCGGTAACTCAAACACCAAGCTATACTCCGTTAAGGGAGAAAGAGGTTAACTCATTGTACTTCCAGGCATCGGTATCATATCGCGACTTTGCTTATTTGGATGTTACGGGGCGTAACGACTGGTCGTCGACATTACCTGAAAACAATCGCTCTTATTTCTATCCATCGGTAACAGGTTCATTATTGCTGAATGATTTTATCGATCCTGATCAAGAGATATTTAATTTACTGAAAGTACGTTCGAGCTGGGCAAATGTAGGTAATGATACAAGTCCTTATCAGTTGAATCCTTATTATAACCTGGCAAACGATGGTTACCTGGGATTAACTCAGTTGTCGCGTCCTTCTACAAAACCAAATGAAGAGTTATTACCTGAGAATATTGCTTCGTTCGAAATTGGTATGGAAGCAAGCATGTTGAATAATCGTTTATTCTTCGATTTCTCTTGGTATAATATAAAAACTACCGACCAGATTTTTAATGTGCCGGTTCCTTCTTCAACAGGTTATTCTTACTTCCTTGAAAACATTGGTGAAACAAGCAATAAAGGTGTTGAATTATTGGTAGGAGGTATACCTGTAAAAACAGGTGATTTAAGCTGGGAAACAAGTTTCAACTTTGCTAAAAACAATAACGAACTGGTTGAGCTTACTGAAGATCTGGATAGCTATGTTTTTAATGAGTCAAACTCAGGAAACATCCGTTTACAGGCAACAGTTGGTGGAGGTTATGGTGATTTGTATGGAACAACCTGGAGAACTAATGACGCCGGACAGATTGTGGTAGATGCCAATGGTCGTCCGCAGGCTTCAACTGATAAAGTTTATCTGGGTAACTCGCAACCCGACTGGACTGCCGGTTTTACCAATACATTCACTTATAAGGATGTTTCATTACGCTTCCTGATTGATGCACGCGTTGGTGGCAAAATTTACTCGCAAACCAATGCAGCACTGGTTAGCAGTGGTGTGGTAGAAGAAACGCTTCAATATCGTGAAGAAGGTATTCTTGTTGACGGAGTAGTACTTCAAGACGATGGTTCTTATACACAAAACACTACTGAAATTAGCGCACAGGATTACTGGTCGTCGGTTTCAGGAATTGCTTCAGAATATTTATTCGATCAAACCAACGTTCGTTTACGCGAATTGGTACTGTCGTACAAAGTGCCACAGTCGTTAATCGGAAATACCTTTATTCAGGGTGCTACTGTAGGTTTGGTTGGACGTAACTTGTTCTTTATTTATAAGGACATTCCACATGTTGATCCGGAATCAAGCCTGGGAACAGGTAACAACGGACAGGGTATTTTGTCATACAACTTACCCACTGCAAGAAGTATCGGATTTAACGTAAACATTAAATTTTAA